A genomic stretch from Theropithecus gelada isolate Dixy chromosome 2, Tgel_1.0, whole genome shotgun sequence includes:
- the ANKUB1 gene encoding protein ANKUB1 isoform X2, translated as MWPSCTTLRLDVWDGWKEFLMGCLLGQKLKVQRYLSKEGPVLKYQKRVALYIAAFCGYIELTEWALKQGARPHEAVGVHPYRAWCHEALHADVSKCPIHAAAEAGQLLILKAFVNCSVLCLECKNAAGQTPLTIVFKHKHKDCVLYLLSKMWSTVSFPKISVPMRIYIKIKQWILRAQSHSLHKSQFCGARVFGAKVGDTVMVDGFTKPKMTSKSWHKAGNSDSQSILLKLPSLSKQTASSKPVSLLAISQPDAREQVLKFHPLVNASTFSELQKHQQQDQKKITATARKKEKLIKNTYLPQVPLPPVSRVGYSHPSFFYATPSADFLLKSSFSSFSEHSGKTPRENAIYCLAVASAFKEKRWLQQLEIARVLAKKSISNLTTRGGLTACENSLEIVL; from the exons GCACAACACTTCGCTTGGACGTCTGGGATGGATGGAAGGAATTTCTGATGGGTTGTCTCCTCGGACAAAAACTTAAAGTCCAACGTTACTTATCAAAAGAAGGACCAGTACTCAA GTATCAGAAAAGGGTAGCCCTGTACATTGCTGCTTTTTGTGGGTACATTGAACTCACTGAATGGGCCCTGAAGCAGGGTGCGCGGCCCCACGAGGCAGTCGGTGTTCACCCCTATCGAGCATGGTGCCATGAAGCCCTTCATGCAGATGTCTCTAAATGCCCCATTCATGCAGCCGCAGAAGCAGGCCAACTGTTGATTCTGAAGGCCTTTGTCAACTGCAGCGTGCTGTGCCTGGAATGCAAAAATGCAGCAGGACAAACTCCCCTGACCATTGTGTTCAAACACAAGCATAAAGACTGTGTATTATATTTGCTCAGTAAAATGTGGTCCACAGTTTCTTTTCCGAAAATTTCAGTCCCAATGaggatttatattaaaataaaacaatggatcCTCAGAGCTCAGAGTCACAGTCTTCATAAAAGCCAGTTTTGTGGAGCAAGGGTCTTTGGGGCAAAAGTTGGAGACACTGTGATGGTGGATGGTTTCACCAAACCAAAAATGACCTCCAAGAGCTGGCATAAGGCTGGGAACAGTGACTCACAAAGCATCTTGCTCAAGCTACCATCTCTCAGCAAACAAACTGCAAGCAGCAAACCTGTGAGTCTTTTGGCAATTTCACAGCCGGACGCAAGAGAACAAGTCCTCAAATTTCATCCACTGGTGAATGCAAGTACATTCTCTGAATTacaaaaacatcaacaacaagatcagaaaaaaattactgccacagcaaggaaaaaagaaaagctcataaAAAACACATATCTTCCCCAAGTCCCCCTCCCTCCAGTTTCAAGAGTGGGATATTCACATCCATCGTTTTTCTATGCAACACCCAGTGCTGACTTTTTACTGAAGTCCTCCTTCTCATCTTTCTCAGAGCACAGTGGGAAGACTCCAAGGGAGAACGCGATCTACTGCTTAGCTGTGGCAAG TGCCTTTAAAGAGAAACGATGGCTTCAGCAGTTAGAAATAGCAAGAGTCCTGGCCAAAAAGAGCATTTCTAACTTGACCACCCGAGGAGGTCTGACAGCATGTGAAAACTCTCTAGAAATTGTGCTTTGA